From Streptomyces sp. TLI_105, the proteins below share one genomic window:
- the treY gene encoding malto-oligosyltrehalose synthase, whose product MPPTSTYRLQLQPDFPFAAAERAVPYLAGLGVSHLHLSPVLEAVPGSTHGYDVTDHRSVRAELGGEEGLRALAATARAHGLGLVVDLVPNHMAASPRHNHALRAVLREGPDSPYARWFDIDWRAGDGRVLLPVLPARLPEVRDRFRVSGGSLHLDGQEFPLRAGTEGLPLDELLDAQWYRLGWWRLARTELGYRRFFTISDLIGVRVEDPEVFAASHAKIVELVADGVIEGLRIDHPDGLADPQGYLEDLAAATGGRCWTVVEKILTGSETLPAAWPVAGTTGYDALRQLDGVFTDPVGADELADLYREFVGKAGDRGGRWEATAHRAAYEVVGHDLAAETAALTRIAGRICAADPELRDHAPWALRTAIRELLVRVPVYRPYRTGGEEVLTPEAARGAKAAFAVPEEATAVDAVRDLALGKRGDGPEHRAFRARFAQTSSALRAKSVEDTAFYRYAPLLSANEVGGDAGRPAVPVEEFHAYCLRIARDWPDTGTVLSTHDTKRSADVRAGIAVLAQCPEVWAELLAEVAGVPAPDPHVAWTAWQTAFGLGTPDPDRLVPAILKSVREAGLRTSWTEPDEEYERAVAEFAAAGPGRIPLRTASEAAFALEPHIRAHALGAALAQLTMPGVPELYQNTEREYRALVDPDNRAPFAAGPEDERTALVRAALRLRRAHPEAFGAGGTYVPLAAEGPAAAHCLAFARSGRVVTAVTRLSLRLAQAGGWQDTELVLPEGRWIDALDGVREFTGGPATEVKLAELFAERPVALLARLE is encoded by the coding sequence ATTCCACCCACCTCGACCTATCGGCTGCAGCTCCAGCCGGACTTCCCGTTCGCGGCCGCCGAGCGCGCCGTGCCGTACCTGGCCGGCCTCGGGGTCTCGCATCTCCACCTCTCCCCCGTCCTGGAGGCGGTGCCCGGCTCGACCCACGGCTACGACGTCACCGACCACCGCTCGGTCCGGGCCGAACTGGGCGGCGAGGAGGGGCTGCGGGCCCTGGCGGCGACCGCGCGGGCGCACGGCCTCGGGCTCGTCGTGGACCTGGTGCCCAACCACATGGCGGCCTCCCCGCGCCACAACCACGCGCTGCGCGCCGTGCTCCGCGAGGGCCCCGACTCGCCGTACGCCCGCTGGTTCGACATCGACTGGCGCGCCGGGGACGGCCGGGTGCTGCTCCCCGTGCTGCCCGCGCGGCTCCCGGAGGTGCGGGACCGCTTCCGGGTCTCCGGCGGGTCCCTGCACCTGGACGGCCAGGAGTTCCCGCTCCGCGCGGGCACCGAGGGGCTGCCGCTCGACGAGCTGCTCGACGCCCAGTGGTACCGGCTCGGTTGGTGGCGACTCGCCCGCACCGAGCTCGGCTACCGCCGCTTCTTCACCATCTCGGACCTGATCGGGGTGCGGGTGGAGGACCCCGAGGTGTTCGCGGCGAGCCACGCGAAGATCGTGGAGCTGGTCGCGGACGGGGTGATCGAGGGGCTGCGCATCGACCACCCGGACGGACTCGCCGACCCGCAGGGCTATCTGGAGGACCTGGCGGCGGCGACCGGCGGGCGGTGCTGGACGGTCGTCGAGAAGATCCTCACGGGGTCCGAGACGCTGCCCGCCGCCTGGCCCGTCGCGGGCACCACCGGGTACGACGCGCTTCGACAGCTCGACGGCGTCTTCACCGATCCGGTGGGCGCCGACGAACTGGCCGATCTCTACCGGGAGTTCGTGGGCAAGGCCGGGGACCGGGGCGGCCGCTGGGAGGCGACCGCGCACCGCGCCGCGTACGAGGTGGTCGGCCATGACCTGGCCGCCGAGACGGCCGCGCTGACCCGGATCGCCGGCCGGATCTGCGCCGCCGACCCCGAGCTGCGGGACCACGCCCCCTGGGCGCTGCGCACCGCGATCCGGGAGCTCCTCGTCCGGGTCCCCGTCTACCGCCCCTACCGGACCGGCGGCGAGGAGGTGCTGACCCCGGAGGCGGCGCGCGGCGCGAAGGCCGCGTTCGCGGTGCCGGAGGAGGCGACGGCGGTCGACGCCGTACGGGACCTGGCGCTCGGGAAGCGCGGCGACGGGCCCGAACACCGGGCGTTCCGCGCGCGGTTCGCGCAGACCTCGTCCGCGCTGCGGGCCAAGTCCGTGGAGGACACCGCCTTCTACCGGTACGCCCCGCTGCTCTCCGCGAACGAGGTCGGCGGCGACGCGGGGCGACCGGCGGTGCCGGTGGAGGAGTTCCACGCGTACTGCCTGCGGATCGCCCGGGACTGGCCCGACACCGGCACCGTGCTCTCCACGCACGACACCAAGCGCAGCGCGGACGTCCGGGCCGGGATCGCGGTGCTCGCCCAGTGCCCGGAGGTGTGGGCGGAGCTCCTCGCGGAGGTCGCCGGGGTGCCCGCGCCCGATCCGCACGTGGCGTGGACGGCCTGGCAGACGGCCTTCGGCCTCGGCACCCCGGACCCGGACCGGCTGGTCCCCGCGATCCTCAAGTCCGTGCGGGAGGCGGGGCTCCGGACCAGCTGGACGGAGCCGGACGAGGAGTACGAGCGGGCGGTGGCCGAGTTCGCGGCGGCCGGGCCCGGCCGGATCCCGCTCAGGACGGCCTCGGAGGCCGCCTTCGCCCTGGAGCCGCACATCCGGGCGCACGCGCTCGGGGCCGCGCTCGCCCAGCTGACGATGCCGGGGGTGCCGGAGCTGTACCAGAACACGGAGCGGGAGTACCGGGCGCTCGTCGACCCGGACAACCGGGCGCCGTTCGCGGCCGGTCCCGAGGACGAGCGGACCGCGCTGGTGCGGGCGGCGCTGCGGCTGCGGCGCGCGCACCCGGAGGCCTTCGGGGCGGGCGGCACATACGTGCCTCTGGCGGCGGAGGGCCCGGCGGCCGCGCACTGTCTGGCCTTCGCCCGCTCCGGCCGGGTGGTGACGGCCGTGACCCGGCTCTCCCTGCGGCTCGCCCAGGCGGGCGGCTGGCAGGACACGGAGCTGGTGCTGCCCGAGGGGCGGTGGATCGACGCGCTCGACGGGGTGCGGGAGTTCACGGGCGGTCCGGCGACGGAGGTGAAGCTGGCGGAACTGTTCGCGGAGCGGCCGGTGGCGCTGCTCGCCCGGCTGGAGTGA